From the genome of Streptomyces sp. V1I1, one region includes:
- a CDS encoding phosphoketolase, with amino-acid sequence MPDIHPGSANYLDEAELAALDAHWRAANYLAVGQIYLMANPLLREPLKPEHIKPRLLGHWGTSPGLNLVYTHLNRVARDHGKDTICVWGPGHGGPAVLANSWLEGTYSETYPDVSRDAEGMARLFRQFSFPGGVPSHVAPETPGSIHEGGELGYSLSHAYGAALDNPGLLVACVIGDGEAETGPLAASWHSNKFLDPVHDGAVLPVLHLNGYKIANPTVLARLPRDELDDFLRGLGHDPLHVEGDDALQVHSAMARAMDTALDRISAIQRGAREEGVTERLRWPMILLRTPKGWTGPTEVDGVQVEGTWRAHQVPLSSVRENPDHLRQLEEWLHSYRPAELFDDRGRPRERVLECVPAGPRRLGASVHANGGLLVRDLPIPPLERYAVPVDKPGTTLHEPTRVLGDLLEGVMENTAERRDFRVVGPDETASNRLQAVYGATGKAWQARTLEVDEHLDRHGRVMEILSEHTCQGWLEGYLLTGRHGLFSCYEAFVHIVDSMVNQHIKWLRTSRRLPWRRPIASLNYLLTSHVWRQDSNGFSHQDPGFIDHVLNKSPEVVRVYLPPDANTLLSVADHVLRSRDYVNVVVAGKQPCFDWLTLEQARGHCARGAGIWDWAGSENETGEPDVVPGCAGDVPTLEILAAARLLRQHLPHLAVRVVNVVDLARLLPKEEHPHGMSDAEFDALFTSDKPVIFAYHGYPWLIHRLAYRRTGHANLHVRGYKEEGTTTTPFDMVVRNDLDRYRLVMDVIDRVPGLAVRAATVRQEMADTRLRHHAWIREHGTDLPEVSEWNWNS; translated from the coding sequence ATGCCTGACATTCACCCGGGATCAGCCAACTACCTAGATGAAGCAGAGCTGGCGGCGTTGGACGCGCATTGGAGGGCCGCGAACTACCTGGCCGTTGGCCAGATCTACCTGATGGCCAATCCTCTGCTCCGCGAGCCATTGAAGCCGGAGCACATCAAGCCTCGGCTGCTGGGCCACTGGGGCACCTCGCCCGGTCTGAATCTCGTCTACACCCACCTCAACCGGGTGGCCCGGGACCATGGGAAGGACACCATCTGTGTCTGGGGCCCCGGCCATGGAGGACCGGCCGTCCTGGCCAACTCATGGCTGGAGGGCACGTATTCCGAGACGTACCCGGACGTGAGCCGGGACGCGGAGGGTATGGCGCGCCTGTTCCGTCAGTTCTCCTTCCCCGGCGGAGTGCCCAGCCATGTGGCCCCGGAGACTCCGGGATCGATCCACGAGGGGGGTGAGCTGGGGTATTCGCTCTCCCATGCCTACGGCGCGGCCCTGGACAACCCCGGTCTGCTGGTCGCCTGCGTCATCGGCGACGGAGAGGCGGAGACCGGGCCGCTGGCTGCGTCCTGGCACTCCAACAAGTTCCTCGACCCGGTCCACGACGGAGCGGTCCTGCCGGTCCTGCACTTGAACGGGTACAAGATCGCCAACCCGACCGTGCTTGCGCGCCTGCCCAGGGACGAACTCGACGACTTTCTTCGTGGCCTGGGCCATGACCCGCTGCATGTCGAAGGTGATGATGCACTTCAGGTGCACAGCGCCATGGCACGCGCCATGGACACCGCACTCGATCGCATCAGCGCCATCCAGCGCGGCGCCCGCGAAGAGGGCGTCACCGAACGCCTGCGCTGGCCGATGATCCTGCTGCGCACGCCCAAGGGATGGACCGGGCCGACCGAGGTCGACGGCGTACAGGTGGAAGGCACATGGCGTGCGCATCAGGTGCCGCTGTCCTCCGTACGCGAAAACCCGGACCACCTCAGGCAGTTGGAGGAATGGCTGCACTCCTACCGGCCGGCGGAACTCTTCGACGATCGCGGCCGCCCGCGCGAGCGGGTGCTGGAGTGTGTGCCCGCCGGCCCTCGCCGCCTCGGGGCGAGCGTGCACGCCAACGGCGGCCTACTCGTACGGGACCTGCCGATCCCGCCACTGGAACGGTACGCCGTTCCAGTCGACAAGCCCGGTACGACCCTGCACGAGCCCACCCGGGTCCTGGGCGACCTGCTGGAGGGTGTCATGGAGAACACCGCCGAGCGTCGGGACTTCCGTGTGGTGGGCCCGGACGAGACGGCCTCGAATCGTCTGCAGGCCGTGTACGGAGCGACGGGCAAGGCATGGCAGGCGCGGACCCTGGAGGTCGACGAACACCTGGACCGCCACGGCCGGGTGATGGAAATCCTCTCCGAACACACTTGCCAGGGCTGGCTGGAGGGCTATCTCCTCACCGGCCGCCACGGGCTGTTCTCCTGCTACGAGGCGTTCGTCCACATCGTCGACTCCATGGTCAACCAGCACATCAAGTGGCTGCGCACCTCACGGCGCCTGCCCTGGCGCCGCCCCATCGCCTCACTGAACTACCTGCTCACCTCGCACGTATGGCGGCAGGACAGCAACGGCTTCTCCCACCAGGACCCCGGCTTCATCGACCACGTCCTCAACAAGTCCCCCGAGGTCGTGCGGGTCTACCTGCCACCGGACGCCAACACCCTGCTGTCGGTGGCCGATCATGTGCTGCGCTCCCGCGACTACGTCAATGTCGTCGTCGCCGGAAAGCAGCCCTGCTTCGACTGGCTGACCCTCGAGCAGGCCCGCGGACACTGTGCCCGCGGTGCCGGAATCTGGGACTGGGCAGGCTCGGAGAATGAGACCGGGGAGCCTGATGTCGTCCCTGGCTGCGCGGGCGACGTCCCCACCCTGGAAATCCTGGCCGCCGCTCGGTTGCTCCGCCAGCACCTGCCTCACCTGGCCGTACGCGTCGTCAACGTCGTGGACCTGGCTCGGCTGCTCCCCAAGGAGGAGCACCCGCACGGCATGTCCGACGCGGAGTTCGACGCGCTGTTCACCTCCGACAAGCCCGTCATCTTCGCCTACCACGGATACCCGTGGCTGATCCACCGCCTGGCCTACCGGCGCACCGGGCACGCCAACCTGCATGTGCGCGGCTACAAGGAGGAAGGCACCACCACCACGCCCTTCGACATGGTCGTGCGCAACGACCTCGACCGGTACCGGCTCGTCATGGATGTCATCGACCGCGTCCCCGGGCTGGCGGTACGCGCCGCCACAGTCCGACAGGAGATGGCGGACACCCGTCTGCGCCACCACGCCTGGATCCGTGAGCACGGCACCGACCTGCCCGAAGTCAGCGAATGGAACTGGAACAGCTGA